A stretch of Acidobacteriota bacterium DNA encodes these proteins:
- a CDS encoding type II toxin-antitoxin system RelE/ParE family toxin, with translation MASPPKPVIWMGDSLGALREFPAAAQDEVGYALYLAQIGRVHIDAKPLKGFGSGVVEVVADHRGDTFRAVYTVRLAGTVYVLHAFQKKSAKGIATPRRELDLMKARLKLAQDLHRKRETR, from the coding sequence ATGGCGAGCCCACCCAAGCCGGTGATCTGGATGGGTGATTCGTTGGGTGCCCTGCGCGAGTTTCCAGCAGCGGCGCAGGACGAAGTGGGCTACGCGTTGTACCTCGCGCAGATTGGCCGAGTGCACATCGATGCCAAGCCGTTGAAGGGATTCGGGTCGGGCGTGGTCGAGGTCGTGGCCGATCATCGCGGCGACACATTCAGGGCGGTCTACACGGTAAGGTTGGCCGGCACAGTGTACGTACTGCACGCGTTTCAAAAGAAGTCGGCGAAAGGTATTGCAACTCCGAGGCGGGAACTGGATCTCATGAAGGCTCGACTGAAGCTCGCGCAGGACCTCCATCGGAAGCGGGAGACAAGATAA
- a CDS encoding XRE family transcriptional regulator gives MADKGYVVGSGNVFADLGHAKPEEALAKAVLANKIAEIIELRQLTQAEAAVLLRVDQPKISALTRGRLAGFSLDRLVRFLVLLGSDVEIVVKARPKSRRLARVMVA, from the coding sequence ATGGCCGACAAAGGATATGTAGTCGGAAGCGGCAATGTGTTCGCGGATCTGGGTCATGCCAAGCCGGAGGAAGCGCTTGCGAAAGCGGTACTGGCCAACAAGATCGCCGAGATCATCGAGCTGCGACAACTCACACAGGCGGAGGCCGCGGTCCTGCTTCGTGTGGATCAACCGAAGATCTCGGCGCTGACGCGAGGCCGACTGGCCGGGTTCTCGCTCGATCGGCTGGTGCGGTTCCTCGTGCTCCTGGGCAGCGACGTCGAGATTGTCGTAAAGGCGCGGCCCAAGTCACGACGCCTGGCGCGTGTGATGGTGGCGTGA
- a CDS encoding carboxypeptidase regulatory-like domain-containing protein, translated as MVAHHSQTPVFASIEAGQSTAYSVQTSSDGKFTINSLSSGLVQLSIGAPGYNTYRSRADLTEKPSDLTIQLIPSSDPFDLTFFRAFARGSQDGPLQPTFNWSVNPSFYLRTVTADSGQPLPVATLDAIEALFRRAVPELSGGLLRVESVARGSAIPIPRQGSVSVQFYAGLIDADPNRGGDATVGGNQGRMRLRYDPALDDGVVNQRRQCESFSVLMADHEIVHIMGYYHTDTTYIDFDSGTGCPGAGRPARVRYHASVMYARPPGNTDIDNDPPSFAYPLSGVGAGQRMIACEFYRLAK; from the coding sequence GTGGTCGCCCATCACAGCCAGACTCCGGTGTTTGCCTCGATTGAAGCTGGCCAGTCAACCGCGTATTCCGTCCAAACAAGTTCTGATGGAAAGTTCACGATTAACAGTCTGTCTTCGGGGCTCGTGCAGTTGTCTATTGGTGCCCCTGGTTACAATACGTACCGCTCGCGAGCGGACCTAACGGAGAAACCCTCCGACTTAACGATCCAACTGATTCCGTCTTCCGATCCATTCGACTTAACTTTCTTTCGCGCTTTTGCGAGGGGGAGTCAAGATGGCCCGCTCCAGCCAACATTCAATTGGTCGGTCAACCCATCGTTCTATCTCCGTACTGTCACCGCTGATTCTGGGCAGCCGCTGCCCGTTGCCACTCTTGATGCGATTGAGGCGCTCTTCCGGCGTGCGGTACCTGAATTATCAGGGGGGCTCCTCCGGGTTGAAAGCGTTGCGCGCGGCTCGGCCATACCGATTCCACGACAGGGAAGCGTCTCGGTGCAGTTTTATGCCGGCCTAATCGACGCGGATCCGAACCGCGGCGGCGACGCGACCGTCGGAGGTAACCAGGGACGAATGAGACTTCGATACGATCCTGCCTTAGACGATGGCGTGGTTAATCAGAGACGGCAATGTGAGTCATTTTCGGTGCTTATGGCCGATCATGAAATCGTCCACATCATGGGCTACTACCATACGGACACCACTTATATCGACTTCGACTCAGGTACGGGCTGCCCTGGGGCAGGGCGTCCGGCTCGAGTTCGTTACCACGCGTCAGTCATGTATGCCCGGCCGCCAGGCAACACGGATATTGACAACGATCCCCCGAGCTTCGCGTATCCTCTGTCCGGTGTTGGTGCGGGGCAACGGATGATCGCGTGCGAGTTTTATCGTCTGGCAAAGTAG
- a CDS encoding VWA domain-containing protein: MEFLFPGLLLLIVPLLVVYWWRGRSPGIGGIVRVTVLSGIAILAAVPLAPIGGKGVDVIVVIDRSRSMPAESGVRALEIVKLLEARRATGDRVGIVTFGREPRIERLPAEFGETAEFVQEVDRDGSDLGGAIALAAGLIPRGRPGRLIVLSDGESNGTAVEAAAYDAASRGLPIDFRLFTRGDLADIAVESVNPPGVVDEREPFQFTASVRTDRTIETEAVLTRDGQELARTKRTFPPGVTQLTFRDVIDRPGVAHYRLELAAAADRVPENNIGEGALRVQAPAATLLVNASGGPDNFSRALSAARLRVTTTTPAAMPRDLAGLLAYRAVILEGVPAGELGPQVLEGLGHYVADLGGGLLLTGGPASFGVGGYFKSALDPYLPVSMEIQNEHRNLSLAMAVVLDRSGSMAVAEGDGRTKMDLANQGTCAAIETLGPFDEVGVIAVDSAAHVIQPLTSASEKDRICEQVRGIQSMGGGIFTYTALVTAATMVQESKKGTRHIVLFADAADAEEPGDYVRLLDTITPLGITVSVIGLGSETDVDAAFLKDIALRGKGRIQFTASADDLPRLFAQEAITVARSSFITEATPARSLSDMVLLGDLPASPFPSVDGFNLTYLRPGATMGAVTMDDYKAPILAFWHRGLGRVASLTAEVDGEYSRRLNAWSGFPAFSAGLARWLLGGEPPVSAQATLDRQGGQGIVRVELDPARARGPADEVRTAAATIVSPSPADPSQRLELAWVGADTLEARFPIHKPGIYLGAVRLGTGDVLPLAPITLPYSPEFEPRVDPEGGRKALLQTARVTGGIERTAWDDAFAGQLRHRQIRELVLPLALLLLVLHLTEIGGRRLHWFTAAQAWLRTVSLPTLRWPSRRRAGVSDTARSSTTSTVGEPAGTVAEPTRPTTPKPATSALTRAKGKARDRMGG; encoded by the coding sequence GTGGAGTTCCTGTTCCCCGGGCTCCTGCTCCTGATCGTGCCGCTGCTGGTTGTGTACTGGTGGCGCGGGCGATCGCCGGGAATTGGCGGCATCGTGCGCGTCACGGTCCTCTCCGGGATCGCGATCCTCGCCGCCGTGCCGCTGGCGCCGATCGGCGGCAAGGGTGTGGACGTGATCGTCGTGATCGATCGGTCGCGTTCGATGCCCGCCGAGAGCGGCGTCAGGGCGCTCGAGATCGTCAAGCTGCTCGAAGCGCGGCGCGCCACCGGTGACCGCGTCGGCATCGTCACATTCGGGCGGGAGCCACGCATCGAGCGGCTGCCGGCGGAGTTTGGCGAGACCGCAGAGTTTGTGCAGGAAGTCGATCGGGACGGAAGCGACTTGGGCGGTGCGATCGCCCTGGCCGCCGGCCTCATTCCACGCGGACGGCCGGGCCGGCTGATCGTGCTGTCCGACGGCGAGTCGAACGGCACGGCGGTGGAGGCGGCGGCCTACGACGCCGCGTCGCGCGGTTTGCCTATCGACTTTCGACTATTCACTCGCGGCGATCTGGCCGACATCGCCGTCGAATCGGTCAATCCGCCCGGCGTGGTGGACGAGCGTGAACCGTTTCAGTTCACCGCGTCCGTTCGTACCGATCGGACCATCGAGACCGAGGCCGTGCTGACTCGCGACGGGCAGGAGCTGGCGAGGACGAAACGGACTTTTCCGCCCGGCGTGACCCAACTGACGTTCCGGGACGTCATTGATCGGCCTGGTGTGGCGCACTATCGCCTGGAGCTTGCCGCGGCGGCCGACCGCGTACCGGAGAACAACATTGGGGAAGGGGCGCTGCGCGTGCAGGCGCCGGCGGCTACGCTGCTCGTCAACGCCAGCGGTGGGCCGGACAATTTCAGCCGCGCGTTGTCGGCGGCCAGGCTGCGCGTGACGACCACAACGCCGGCCGCCATGCCGCGGGATCTGGCCGGCCTGCTGGCCTATCGCGCCGTGATTCTGGAAGGCGTGCCCGCAGGAGAGCTCGGCCCGCAGGTGCTCGAGGGGCTCGGCCACTACGTCGCGGATCTGGGCGGCGGCCTGCTGTTGACGGGCGGCCCTGCGTCGTTCGGCGTGGGCGGCTACTTCAAATCGGCGCTCGATCCGTACCTGCCGGTGTCGATGGAGATCCAGAACGAACATCGCAATCTCTCACTCGCGATGGCGGTGGTGCTGGACCGTTCGGGCAGTATGGCCGTGGCCGAGGGCGACGGGCGGACGAAAATGGACCTGGCAAATCAGGGCACCTGCGCCGCAATTGAGACGCTCGGGCCGTTCGACGAGGTGGGCGTGATCGCGGTCGACAGCGCGGCGCACGTCATCCAGCCACTGACATCCGCGAGCGAGAAGGATCGCATCTGCGAACAGGTCCGCGGCATTCAGTCCATGGGCGGGGGCATCTTCACCTACACCGCGCTCGTCACCGCGGCCACGATGGTGCAGGAATCGAAGAAGGGTACGCGGCACATCGTGCTGTTCGCCGACGCGGCGGACGCCGAGGAGCCGGGCGACTACGTGCGCCTGCTCGACACGATCACACCGCTCGGTATCACTGTGAGCGTCATCGGTCTGGGCAGCGAGACGGACGTGGACGCGGCCTTCCTCAAGGACATCGCGCTGAGGGGGAAAGGGCGCATCCAGTTCACCGCATCGGCTGACGACCTGCCGCGTCTGTTCGCACAGGAGGCCATCACCGTAGCGCGATCGAGCTTCATCACGGAAGCCACGCCGGCCCGATCGCTGTCGGACATGGTGCTGCTCGGCGACCTCCCGGCGTCTCCGTTTCCCAGCGTCGATGGCTTCAACCTCACCTACCTGCGGCCCGGCGCCACCATGGGCGCGGTGACGATGGACGACTACAAGGCGCCGATCCTCGCGTTCTGGCATCGCGGCCTCGGCCGGGTCGCGTCGTTGACCGCCGAAGTCGACGGCGAGTACTCGCGCCGCCTGAACGCCTGGAGCGGGTTCCCGGCATTCTCCGCCGGTTTGGCGCGTTGGCTGCTCGGCGGCGAGCCGCCGGTTTCCGCCCAGGCCACACTTGACCGTCAGGGCGGGCAGGGGATCGTGCGGGTCGAGCTGGATCCAGCGCGCGCGCGCGGGCCCGCTGACGAAGTGCGCACGGCGGCGGCCACCATCGTGTCGCCGTCGCCGGCCGATCCGTCGCAGCGTCTGGAGCTCGCGTGGGTGGGAGCGGACACGCTCGAGGCACGGTTTCCCATCCACAAGCCGGGCATCTATCTAGGCGCGGTCCGCCTGGGCACCGGCGACGTCCTGCCGCTTGCACCGATCACGTTGCCGTATTCGCCGGAGTTCGAGCCACGTGTCGATCCGGAAGGAGGCCGGAAGGCGCTCCTTCAAACGGCGCGCGTCACTGGAGGCATCGAACGCACGGCGTGGGACGACGCGTTCGCTGGCCAGCTGCGCCACCGGCAGATCCGCGAACTCGTGTTGCCGCTCGCGCTGCTGCTGCTCGTTCTGCACTTAACCGAGATCGGAGGACGACGGTTGCACTGGTTTACCGCCGCCCAGGCGTGGCTGCGAACCGTCTCACTGCCGACGTTGCGATGGCCGTCGCGGCGGCGGGCCGGCGTGAGTGACACTGCCAGATCATCAACGACGTCGACGGTCGGAGAACCCGCGGGCACCGTCGCCGAGCCAACGCGCCCGACCACGCCCAAACCCGCAACGTCGGCTCTCACGCGGGCGAAAGGCAAGGCGCGGGATCGGATGGGAGGCTGA